GTGGCTTTGATGCCTCCACAGGATGAATTAGAGCAGCGTTTTCGTCTAGAAAATATTACGGAGATTGCTAAATCAATGAGCAATCTCATTAATAATCTGTTGTTTCTTGCTCGTCAGGATGGACCGTTAGATAACGCAACATTGAAGAGTATAGACCTTGTTGGACTACTGCAACCTATACTCCAAGAGTATCAGCAACTAGCACCTGCACAAAATCTCAATTTTACTTCTCACTTACCTGAGTCACCTGTTACCCTAAAAGCCGATTCAGATTTGTTAAAACAGGCGATTGTAAATTTACTTAGCAATGCTTTTAAGTACACCCTTGAGGGTGGTACAGTTGGACTAAAACTCTTGATACAATCTCACAGAGCCATTATTCAGGTAGAAGATAATGGCATTGGCATTCCTGAAGAAGATTTACCGCATATCTTTGAACGGTTTTATCGCGTAGATACAGCGCGATCGCGTCAAACGGGTGGCTTTGGTTTAGGACTGGCGATCGCCCAACAAATTGTGCAGGCGCACCGAGGACAGATTATTGCCAAGAGTCTTTTTGGGCAAGGTTCAACCTTTCAAATTGAACTACCTCTAAAGTAGAGCGGATAAGAAATTCAATTTTTTTTCCTACCTGGCAAGGACTGACATTTTTTTGTCATACTTGTCCATCACACTAAGAAATAACAAGAATATCACGGTTCTGTTATATGATGTTTAATTTCTCATTCACAATGACTATAAAATCCCACCTCTAATCCTCCACGCTTACGGTAACAAGTGCTAGAGGCGGAGTGGGTTTATTGAACACACTTAGATTCTTTCACAAAACTTAGCACCGCCAAACGTATGATTGCAAAGCGCTCTCAGTTATTTCGGGTACTCATAGTTACCATAGTTGCGAGTCTTGGTTTTGCTGGAGAGGTTACAGCACACCACGGCTATGACACAACCTATGATGTCGGACATCCACGGACAATCACAGGGGTGATTAAAGCAGTGAGATATACGAATCCTCACATTCGTATGCAGCTTCAAACAACTGGAAAGTTAAGGCGAGTTTGGAGGATTGACTTACCATCACCTACCCAAGCCGAACGGCGAGGATTAACCCGAAGCTTTTTGAAGGTAGGAGCAACTGCAACTGTGGTAGGATGGCCGGCTTATGATGGTTCCAACGAAATGGGCGCGTCGCAAATCACAATTGGTGGAAAGACTGTACAGGTGAACTGAGCAAAACGGTACAAAACTTAACAAAAGCAGGGGACTCGAATGATGGATGATCAGCAACAGCCAAACAAAGCCATGCTCAAAAAAAGTTTTGTGCAGGCTGCACTGACTGCGGCAACAATTGCAACTTTCTTAGCTTCTGGAACTGAAAGTGCTAGCGCACACCACGGCTGGAGTGAGTACAACAACGAGCAAACACTCAATCTGACTGGAAAAATCCAGAATGTGAAGTACGATAATCCACACACCACAATAGAAGTGAAAACAGATGATAATAAGGTATGGCAAGCAGTCCTAGCACCACCTGCCCGATTGCAAAGACGTGGGTTAGCCCAAGGGGCTTTGCAGGTTGGGCAGCAAGTGAAATTAGTAGGATACCCTCATCGCACTGAAACCAGTGAAATGAGAGCAGAGCGAATCACTATAGGTAAACAAACAGTAGAACTACGCTGATGAACCTTGCTGATACAAGCTGGTGGTTGTGGTTAGAAAACAGTGCCTTGTCCTCAACAATTCGCCAGTGGCTATGGCTTTACCCAATGATCGAAACAACACACATTCTTGGTTTAGCCATTGTCTTTGGCTCAGTTGCTCTGTTCGATTTCAGGTTACTTGGTTTCTCCCGTCACCTGTTGGTAACAGATATGGCACGATACCTCTTGCCCTGGGCTTACCTAAGTTTTGCGGTTGTCGTGCTGTCAGGTTTTTTCCTGTTTGCAGTAGATGCAACCGAAATAGCAGCAAATCCAGCTTTTCGTCTGAAGCTTCTGCTATTGTGTGCCGCTGGGATGAATGCGGCTTTTTTTCATGGAGTGGCTTTGAAGTCCGTTAAGTTTTGGAACCGGGGTGTGAAAGCTCCAGTAGTGGTTAGGGCGATCGCAGTCATTTCCCTTGTGCTTTGGACTGGTGTGATTATTTGTGGTCGCCTCATTGCATACGTTTAACAGTTATCAGTTACCAGTTACCAGTTATCAGTTATCAGTTACCAGTTACCAGTTATCAGTTATCAGTTATCAGTTATCAGTTGTTACTGTTTACTGTTCACTGTTCACTGGTTTAAGATTTCTAGCTGTAAGTATAAAGGTGATAAACACGAAATTCCAATCAATTCTTTTGGTAAACAGACAAGCAAAATTATGGTTACAAACTGCACTTGTAGCTGTTTTGGTTGCACTTCCCACGGCTTGCGTTGCACAACAGTCAAATCGTGCCAGAGAACTTACCCAGTCTCAAGCTGTCGTTGATGCTCAGGAGTCCAACCGCACTTTTGCAGATGTGCAAGCTTTAGTAAATTTTGGTCCGCGAGTGGCTGGGACACCAGTCATGGAAAAGGCAAGCGCCTATCTGATTGATGAGTATCGCAAAGCTGGCTATGTGACTGAAGTCCAAACTTTTACTTATCCTAAATTTCAAGACTTAGGCTCAAATTTGACTGTTGATGGAGCGACAGTTGAGGGGAAAGCGCTCAATGGTACAGTTCCTGGAAAATTAAATGCGCCACTGGTAGCGGTTCCTAATGTTGGACGCAAAGCTGACTTTGCTGCTGTGAATGTCAAGGGTGCTGTTGCGATTGTCCGGCGCGGTGAAATTCGTTTTTCTGAAAAAGCGAAAAATGCCTCTGCTGCTGGGGCTGTTGGTTTGGTGATTGTCAACAATCAGCCATCGGATGTGTACGGGACACTTGGTGAGGAGGTAAAAATTCCTGTCCTGGCGCTTTCTGGTCAGCAAGGAAATCCCTTAATTCAACGTGTGCAAAGTGTACCCCTGAATATTAGTTTGAATGTGAACGCCCAACGACGTGTTGTCACAGGGCGTAACATTATAGCACATCTTGAAGGTGTAACTGCGCCCAAAATTATTCTAGGTGGACATTACGACTCAGTACCTGGTTCTCCAGGAGCAAACGATAATGCTTCAGGAACAGCAGTTGTCCTGGCTGTTGCCCGTAATCTATCTAATACGCCAACTGCTCGTCAAGCCTGGTTCATCGCTTTTGATGGTGAAGAAGATGGGCTGCACGGTTCACGAGCTTTTGTGAATGGGGCTAACTCACAGTTTCTTTCTGGGCTGAAAGCTATGGTCAATTTCGATATGGTTGGCGTGAACGAGCAGTTAAG
This portion of the Brasilonema sennae CENA114 genome encodes:
- a CDS encoding M20/M25/M40 family metallo-hydrolase, coding for MINTKFQSILLVNRQAKLWLQTALVAVLVALPTACVAQQSNRARELTQSQAVVDAQESNRTFADVQALVNFGPRVAGTPVMEKASAYLIDEYRKAGYVTEVQTFTYPKFQDLGSNLTVDGATVEGKALNGTVPGKLNAPLVAVPNVGRKADFAAVNVKGAVAIVRRGEIRFSEKAKNASAAGAVGLVIVNNQPSDVYGTLGEEVKIPVLALSGQQGNPLIQRVQSVPLNISLNVNAQRRVVTGRNIIAHLEGVTAPKIILGGHYDSVPGSPGANDNASGTAVVLAVARNLSNTPTARQAWFIAFDGEEDGLHGSRAFVNGANSQFLSGLKAMVNFDMVGVNEQLRIGGTSSLTRFAQNLAPQVKTFGSSGGSDHASFANKGVPVMFFYRGQEPNYHTPNDKKVDPKLLNETTQIALNLVKQIVNAN
- a CDS encoding DUF6152 family protein, giving the protein MIAKRSQLFRVLIVTIVASLGFAGEVTAHHGYDTTYDVGHPRTITGVIKAVRYTNPHIRMQLQTTGKLRRVWRIDLPSPTQAERRGLTRSFLKVGATATVVGWPAYDGSNEMGASQITIGGKTVQVN
- a CDS encoding DUF6644 family protein, which translates into the protein MNLADTSWWLWLENSALSSTIRQWLWLYPMIETTHILGLAIVFGSVALFDFRLLGFSRHLLVTDMARYLLPWAYLSFAVVVLSGFFLFAVDATEIAANPAFRLKLLLLCAAGMNAAFFHGVALKSVKFWNRGVKAPVVVRAIAVISLVLWTGVIICGRLIAYV
- a CDS encoding DUF6152 family protein yields the protein MMDDQQQPNKAMLKKSFVQAALTAATIATFLASGTESASAHHGWSEYNNEQTLNLTGKIQNVKYDNPHTTIEVKTDDNKVWQAVLAPPARLQRRGLAQGALQVGQQVKLVGYPHRTETSEMRAERITIGKQTVELR